The sequence below is a genomic window from Bacteroidales bacterium.
ATACCTGAAGGTTGCAGCAAAAATAACATTGAGCTATTTCGTCAGATACCAGTGTGTTACCAACAATGAGCATGTTTTTCCCCAAAATTAATAAGTATTTGTTCATAAGCAAGAGTGTTTTAATATATTTTTGTAAAAAAAACCATGCTTGTTTTTCCCGGATGCAAAATAAATCTTGGATTGAAAGTTGTTTCGAAACGAAGTGATGGCTTTCACGAAATTGAAAGTATTTTGTTTCCCGTTCCATGGTATGATGCCCTTGAACTAATTCCATCGGATATTTGTATTTTCACTTATAAAGGAAAAGCCATTCATTGCCATGCTGAGGACAATATATGTTACATGGCTTATCAGAAGATGAAGCAATTATATAAAATTCCTACTGTAAAATTGTATTTATTGAAAAATATTCCAATGGGAGCCGGATTAGGCGGTGGCTCTTCTGATGCAGTATATGTGTTGCTGGTTTTAAACAAATTGTTTTCTTTGGGTTTAAATAATAATGAGCTCACAGAAATTGCTGCAGGTTTAGGAAGTGATTGTTCTTTTTTTGTGCAAAAAGGCCCTTGCCTGGCAAGCGGCAAAGGTGAAAAGCTAATGCCTGTATCGCTCAATTTAAAAGGATACTATCTTGCTATTGTAAAACCGGATATTTCCATATCTACGGCAGAAGCTTACAAAATGATTATACCTTGTAAAAGAAACATTTCATTTGCTGACGTGATAAAGCAACCGATTGAAAAATGGAAGGATTTATTAATAAACGATTTTGAAACTCCGGTATTTAATAAGTACCCTGTAATTAAAGAAATTAAAAATCAATTATACAGCAAGGGAGCCATTTATGCTTCAATGAGCGGGAGCGGGTCAGCAGTTTACGGACTGTTTGAAAAAAAAGTAACTATAAAGAGTGTTTTTCCGGATTATATTTGCTGGATGGGGGAATTATAAATTTATTTGGGGGCTTTTTTTAGCAGATAAAAGGCTATGCCAAGAAAAACAACATTGGGTAGCCAGGAAGCTATCATGGGTGTCAGGTTGCCATAGGTGGCAAATGTTTCAGTAATACGCATAAAAAGAATATAAACGAATGTCAGAGCAAGGCCAAAAGCTATATGCATACCTATGCCCCCCCTAACTTTTCTGCTTGATACAGAAACCCCAATAAGTGTCAAAATAAATGCAGAAAAAGGAAAGGCAAGCCTTTTGTGTTTTTCTACTTCATAAAACCTGATATTTTCTGCCCCTTTCATTTTTTCTTCTTTTATGAATTTTCTGAGCTGAGTAAAATTCATTATGTCCAG
It includes:
- the ispE gene encoding 4-(cytidine 5'-diphospho)-2-C-methyl-D-erythritol kinase; this encodes MLVFPGCKINLGLKVVSKRSDGFHEIESILFPVPWYDALELIPSDICIFTYKGKAIHCHAEDNICYMAYQKMKQLYKIPTVKLYLLKNIPMGAGLGGGSSDAVYVLLVLNKLFSLGLNNNELTEIAAGLGSDCSFFVQKGPCLASGKGEKLMPVSLNLKGYYLAIVKPDISISTAEAYKMIIPCKRNISFADVIKQPIEKWKDLLINDFETPVFNKYPVIKEIKNQLYSKGAIYASMSGSGSAVYGLFEKKVTIKSVFPDYICWMGEL